One window of Felis catus isolate Fca126 chromosome D4, F.catus_Fca126_mat1.0, whole genome shotgun sequence genomic DNA carries:
- the LOC101091057 gene encoding neutrophil gelatinase-associated lipocalin-like: MALGLLWLSLALLGALQTQAQDSTPNLIPAPPLHRVPLQPDFQNELFQGKWYIVGLAGNAFNKEEHSHLKMYATTYELNEENSYNVTSILAWNETCDHWLRIFIPSSQPGEFTLGNIERYIGTQSYTVRVVATDYNQVATVFFKTVYKNREFFKITLYGRTKELTHELKENFISFVKALGLTDEHIIFPIHIGNHHLVTGEGYMGTAQA; this comes from the exons ATGGCCTTAGGTCTCCTGTGGCTGAGCCTTGCCCTGCTGGGGGCCCTGCAGACCCAGGCCCAGGACTCCACCCCAAACCTGATCCCAGCCCCGCCTCTGCACAGGGTCCCTCTGCAGCCTGACTTCCAAAATGAGCTG TTCCAGGGGAAATGGTACATCGTAGGATTGGCAGGGAATGCATTTAATAAAGAAGAACACAGCCACTTGAAGATGTATGCCACCACCTACGAGCTGAACGAAGAGAACAGCTACAATGTCACCTCTATCCTGGCCTG GAACGAGACCTGTGACCACTGGCTCAGAATTTTCATCCCAAGTTCACAGCCAGGCGAATTCACCCTGGGCAACATTGAGC GTTACATTGGAACTCAGAGCTACACTGTCCGAGTGGTGGCCACAGACTACAACCAGGTTGCCACGGTGTTCTTCAAGACAGTTTACAAAAACCGGGAGTTCTTCAAGATCACCCTCTATG GGAGGACCAAGGAGCTGACCCATGAGCTGAAGGAAAACTTCATTAGCTTTGTCAAAGCCCTGGGCCTCACCGATGAGCACATCATCTTCCCTATCCACATTGGTAATCACCACCTGGTGACAGGAGAAGGGTATATGGGTACTGCCCAGGCCTGA